The following are encoded in a window of Streptomyces griseiscabiei genomic DNA:
- a CDS encoding DUF1206 domain-containing protein, which produces MTTLGVGRGRAARGSVTEGAARAGLTARGVIYLLVGALALQIAFGGSAEQADRQGALEEISEKPLGSVMLWALGVGLVGMALWRLSEAVFGAAGADGRKWTKRLASAARFVFYAFVAYSVLTFAAGESGGGGGSSDEQSRDVTARALELPGGQWLVGAAGLGVIAAGGWIGVRAAMRSFHKHLRLGEMSRRTRRAVDVTGVVGGIARGLVFATAGVFAVRAAIRYEPDEAKGLDDTLRSFADAPAGPALLAAVAAGLVLFGLFSFAMARWRHV; this is translated from the coding sequence ATGACGACTCTGGGGGTGGGGCGCGGCCGTGCCGCGCGGGGTTCGGTGACGGAAGGCGCGGCCCGTGCCGGGCTGACCGCACGCGGTGTCATCTATCTGCTGGTCGGGGCGCTGGCCCTGCAGATCGCCTTCGGCGGGAGTGCGGAGCAGGCGGACCGGCAGGGCGCGCTGGAGGAGATCTCGGAGAAGCCGCTGGGGTCGGTGATGCTGTGGGCCCTGGGCGTCGGTCTGGTGGGCATGGCGCTGTGGCGGCTCTCCGAGGCCGTGTTCGGCGCGGCGGGCGCGGACGGCCGCAAGTGGACCAAGCGGCTCGCGTCCGCCGCGCGCTTCGTCTTCTACGCCTTCGTCGCCTACTCGGTGCTGACCTTCGCGGCGGGCGAGTCGGGCGGGGGCGGCGGCTCCAGCGACGAACAGTCCCGGGACGTGACCGCCCGGGCGCTCGAACTCCCCGGCGGGCAGTGGCTCGTGGGCGCGGCGGGCCTCGGGGTGATCGCCGCCGGCGGGTGGATCGGCGTACGGGCCGCCATGCGCTCGTTCCACAAGCATCTGCGGCTCGGTGAGATGTCCCGCCGGACACGACGGGCCGTCGACGTGACCGGGGTGGTCGGCGGCATCGCCCGCGGCCTGGTGTTCGCCACGGCCGGCGTCTTCGCCGTACGCGCCGCCATCAGGTACGAACCCGACGAGGCGAAGGGGCTCGACGACACCCTCCGCTCCTTCGCCGACGCCCCCGCCGGACCGGCGCTTCTCGCCGCCGTCGCGGCCGGGCTGGTGCTGTTCGGACTGTTCTCCTTCGCCATGGCGCGCTGGCGCCACGTCTGA
- a CDS encoding amidohydrolase family protein has protein sequence MDRDQSRRIPPLSRRQLLAVTGATGAAAVLGTTGPTASAATRSAAPGTGLALTFTRATNGSATLAPAGDVLIAEIQSGLWSLPRGGGRAVPLTPAGLEPNRPTHSPDGALVAFCAYRGGGFHLWTVRPDGSDLKRRTDGPWDDRAPAWSPDGTRIAFGSERGGDPGAPSGGSPYRIHILDLGTGDITRVTGLPGQDGPLQDGGWEDFDPTWSPDGTRLLFVRGRVVTSGTTPSVESRTVAAVAADGTGPVTVEHTETAVAQVMTPALAPDGRLAYLRTTASPNGSCTLVVAGRPVPVDGDLAPVPPRWTAEGELLLTVDGRFTLLRPEEPERPETIDFEGVLPVDRPRYRVKEYDLGEARVRPARGIHLPALSPDGRGIAFAALNSLWLAGTSGGRRPKRLRQSPPTRWLLAPAWARDGKSLVYADDRDGLLGVYRHDPATGEETTLATGGRVMPALSPDGRRLACLDMTGRLVVRDLTSGEERVLAAPLGGGGLPGRPSWSPDGRHLALCDRNRLGARFREGYNLIRVVDTTTGADRLHTVAPHTSIADRYDSGPVWSPDGRWMAVIVESALCLLPVTPDGTPRGRLRTLTTEPADHPTWSGDSGTLLYQSGTRLRLVDVSGGHARTVRVPLDRTRTAPADTVVHAGRLWDGTGETVRDDVDIVVRGGRITAVEPHRGNRRAALRRIDASAHTVLPGLWDTHTHPWQSTYGSRQATGQLTYGVTTAVSLGGFAHEQARIREEVHAGRLAGPRLLTTGELLDGARVAYSMGRAHRTMAGLRRTLERADALDWDFVKTYVRAPGWVMDEAARFAHERLGVRTGGHLLSPGVQLGQDLTTHLQATQRAEFGHAITANGQAYEDVVEIYSRRGVDFSLIATPFTAAPLMGADPSLADDPRVTVVMPPWDAALVRQGAGVPPTSAQLAALRTETDIYRRVLAAGGIVALGTDQPLGPVGLFLHLALRALHAGGLGPAETLRTATVLPARLFGLEDDLGTVETGKLADLAIVDGDPFTDFADLVRTVSVLRGGTPYTTEELVAAYRPTARRVKAAETEEDWLEVGRLMRQDGCCHDGH, from the coding sequence ATGGACCGTGATCAGAGCCGCCGCATCCCGCCCCTGAGCCGCCGTCAACTCCTCGCCGTCACTGGCGCCACCGGGGCCGCGGCGGTCCTCGGCACCACGGGCCCGACCGCCTCCGCGGCGACCCGGTCCGCGGCCCCGGGCACCGGTCTCGCCCTCACCTTCACCCGGGCCACCAACGGCTCGGCGACCCTCGCACCCGCCGGTGACGTGCTGATCGCCGAGATCCAGAGCGGCCTGTGGTCCCTGCCGCGCGGGGGCGGCCGGGCGGTCCCCCTCACCCCGGCGGGCCTCGAACCCAACCGGCCGACCCACTCCCCGGACGGCGCCCTCGTCGCGTTCTGCGCCTACCGGGGCGGCGGCTTCCACCTCTGGACCGTGCGCCCCGACGGCTCCGACCTGAAACGGCGCACCGACGGCCCCTGGGACGACCGGGCCCCGGCCTGGTCGCCCGACGGCACCCGGATCGCCTTCGGCTCCGAACGCGGCGGCGACCCCGGCGCCCCGTCCGGCGGAAGCCCCTATCGCATCCACATCCTCGACCTCGGCACCGGCGACATCACCCGCGTCACCGGACTCCCCGGCCAGGACGGGCCCCTCCAGGACGGCGGCTGGGAGGACTTCGACCCCACCTGGTCACCGGACGGCACCCGCCTGCTGTTCGTGCGCGGCAGGGTCGTCACCTCGGGCACCACCCCCTCCGTAGAGTCCCGCACGGTCGCCGCCGTGGCCGCCGACGGCACCGGCCCGGTCACCGTCGAACACACCGAGACCGCCGTCGCCCAGGTCATGACCCCTGCCCTCGCCCCGGACGGCCGTCTGGCGTACCTGCGCACCACCGCCTCCCCGAACGGCTCCTGCACCCTGGTCGTCGCCGGGCGGCCCGTCCCGGTCGACGGGGACCTCGCCCCCGTACCGCCCCGCTGGACGGCCGAGGGCGAGCTGCTGCTCACCGTGGACGGCCGGTTCACCCTTCTCCGCCCCGAGGAACCCGAGCGGCCGGAGACGATCGACTTCGAGGGCGTGCTCCCGGTGGACCGGCCGCGCTACCGGGTCAAGGAGTACGACCTCGGCGAGGCCCGGGTGCGGCCCGCGCGCGGCATCCATCTGCCCGCCCTCTCGCCCGACGGCCGCGGCATCGCCTTCGCCGCGCTCAACTCGCTCTGGCTGGCCGGTACATCGGGCGGGCGACGGCCGAAGAGGCTCCGGCAGTCGCCGCCCACCCGGTGGCTGCTCGCCCCCGCCTGGGCACGCGACGGGAAGTCCCTCGTCTACGCCGACGACCGCGACGGACTGCTCGGCGTGTACCGACACGATCCGGCCACCGGCGAGGAGACCACCCTCGCGACCGGCGGCCGGGTCATGCCCGCGCTCTCCCCGGACGGCCGGCGGCTCGCCTGCCTCGACATGACCGGACGGCTCGTCGTACGGGACCTCACCAGTGGCGAGGAACGCGTCCTCGCGGCCCCGCTCGGCGGGGGCGGACTCCCCGGCAGGCCCAGCTGGTCACCCGACGGCCGCCACCTCGCGCTGTGCGATCGCAACCGTCTCGGCGCGCGCTTCCGGGAGGGCTACAACCTCATCCGGGTCGTCGACACCACCACCGGCGCCGACCGGCTGCACACGGTCGCGCCCCACACCTCGATCGCCGACCGGTACGACTCCGGGCCCGTCTGGTCGCCCGACGGCCGCTGGATGGCCGTGATCGTCGAGTCCGCGCTCTGTCTGCTGCCCGTGACCCCCGACGGCACCCCGCGCGGGAGACTGCGCACCCTCACCACCGAACCCGCCGACCACCCCACCTGGTCCGGCGACTCCGGGACCCTGCTCTACCAGTCCGGCACCCGCCTGCGCCTCGTCGACGTCTCCGGCGGCCACGCCCGGACCGTCCGGGTGCCGCTCGACCGCACCCGGACCGCACCCGCCGACACCGTCGTCCACGCCGGACGCCTGTGGGACGGCACCGGTGAGACGGTCCGTGACGACGTCGACATCGTCGTACGGGGCGGCCGGATCACCGCCGTGGAACCGCACCGGGGCAACCGCCGGGCCGCTCTCCGCCGGATCGACGCCTCCGCGCACACCGTGCTCCCCGGCCTGTGGGACACCCACACCCACCCCTGGCAGAGCACCTACGGCAGCCGCCAGGCCACCGGCCAGCTCACCTACGGCGTCACCACTGCCGTCTCCCTCGGCGGCTTCGCCCACGAACAGGCCCGCATCCGCGAGGAGGTCCACGCCGGACGGCTCGCCGGGCCCCGGCTGCTCACCACCGGTGAACTCCTCGACGGCGCACGCGTCGCGTACAGCATGGGCCGCGCCCACCGGACGATGGCGGGCCTGCGCCGCACCCTGGAGCGTGCCGACGCCCTCGACTGGGACTTCGTCAAGACCTATGTGCGGGCGCCCGGCTGGGTGATGGACGAGGCCGCCCGCTTCGCCCACGAACGCCTCGGCGTCCGCACCGGCGGACATCTGCTCTCCCCGGGCGTCCAGCTGGGCCAGGACCTGACGACCCATCTGCAGGCCACCCAGCGCGCCGAGTTCGGGCACGCCATCACCGCGAACGGGCAGGCCTACGAGGACGTGGTGGAGATCTACTCCCGGCGGGGCGTGGACTTCTCGCTCATCGCCACCCCCTTCACCGCCGCGCCCCTCATGGGCGCCGATCCCTCCCTGGCCGACGACCCGCGGGTCACGGTCGTGATGCCGCCGTGGGACGCCGCCCTGGTCCGCCAGGGCGCGGGGGTCCCCCCGACCTCCGCCCAACTCGCCGCGCTGCGCACCGAGACCGACATCTACCGGCGCGTCCTCGCGGCCGGCGGGATCGTCGCCCTCGGCACCGACCAGCCGCTCGGACCCGTCGGTCTCTTCCTGCACCTCGCCCTGCGCGCCCTGCACGCCGGCGGTCTCGGCCCCGCCGAGACCCTGCGCACCGCCACCGTCCTCCCGGCCCGCCTCTTCGGCCTCGAGGACGACCTCGGCACGGTCGAGACGGGCAAGCTCGCTGACCTCGCGATCGTCGACGGCGACCCCTTCACGGACTTCGCCGACCTCGTCCGCACGGTGTCGGTGCTGCGCGGCGGAACCCCTTACACCACCGAGGAGTTGGTGGCGGCGTACCGGCCCACGGCCCGGCGGGTGAAGGCGGCGGAGACGGAGGAGGACTGGCTGGAGGTCGGACGTCTGATGCGCCAGGACGGCTGCTGCCACGACGGCCACTGA
- a CDS encoding YkvA family protein has product MDSWTWVIVAIAVVAAALLGAAVWLLLRLVRTRRELDRAGLPTGPKWVFWGAVLYLVLPTDLVPDPVYLDDIGVLLLALRTMRSGRQDALAAAERQDDTGTALRG; this is encoded by the coding sequence ATGGATTCCTGGACGTGGGTGATCGTCGCGATCGCGGTGGTCGCGGCGGCTCTGCTCGGCGCGGCCGTCTGGCTGCTCCTGCGGCTCGTCCGCACCCGGCGCGAACTGGACCGGGCGGGACTGCCCACCGGCCCCAAGTGGGTCTTCTGGGGAGCCGTCCTCTATCTCGTCCTCCCCACCGACCTGGTGCCGGACCCGGTCTACCTGGACGACATCGGTGTCCTCCTCCTCGCCCTCAGGACGATGCGCTCCGGCCGCCAGGACGCCCTGGCCGCCGCCGAACGGCAGGACGACACGGGAACCGCCCTGCGGGGGTGA
- a CDS encoding CAP domain-containing protein yields the protein MNELVPGGNTPLPDGTLTIRVPGPFDVSALVTDDTGRVRGDTDFVFYNQPAAPGARLAGDTLTVTPAALRPGATRLTLAISPAAPDTPLGHLPAPTLFVTASDGRAITRFTPPRPQRETVLLLAELYRKGQGWKLRALGQGYADGLAGVARDFGVEVLEEEAPVRAPAQGRGERRGRPSPARAAHTAPDAYLDSVNSLRATAGSPPVALDPRLTAAARAHASAMAAQGRLGAEGKDGLSVYQRVTTTGYGYLTIGEHLVSGPRTPTEFVDHCRSDHKAGRTLRDPAWSQTGLGHATDPRSGTVFWTALWAHPFSPAGLHRTATEVIALTNTERAGAGLPPLSPDPHLTTAAQAHSADMIARAFYAHTSPDGREPWHRASAAGSTRRSIGENIACGQRSAAEVVLGWMNSPGHRANILKPGFTHIGIGFAGGGAAGTYWTQLFGG from the coding sequence ATGAACGAGCTGGTCCCCGGGGGCAACACCCCTCTGCCGGACGGCACCCTGACGATCAGGGTGCCGGGCCCCTTCGACGTCTCCGCCCTCGTCACCGACGACACCGGCAGGGTCCGCGGCGACACGGACTTCGTCTTCTACAACCAGCCGGCGGCCCCGGGAGCCCGTCTCGCCGGCGACACCCTGACGGTGACCCCGGCCGCCCTCCGCCCGGGCGCCACCCGCCTCACCCTCGCGATCAGCCCGGCCGCCCCCGACACACCGTTGGGCCACCTGCCCGCCCCGACCCTGTTCGTCACCGCCTCCGACGGCCGCGCGATCACCCGCTTCACCCCGCCGAGACCGCAGCGGGAGACCGTACTGCTCTTGGCGGAGCTGTACCGCAAGGGACAGGGCTGGAAGCTCCGGGCTCTGGGACAGGGATACGCGGACGGCCTGGCGGGGGTGGCCAGGGACTTCGGCGTGGAGGTGCTGGAGGAGGAGGCGCCCGTACGAGCACCCGCCCAGGGGCGCGGGGAACGGCGCGGCCGGCCCTCACCGGCGCGCGCCGCGCACACCGCCCCCGACGCCTACCTGGACTCGGTCAACTCCCTCCGCGCCACCGCCGGTTCCCCACCCGTGGCCCTCGACCCGCGGCTCACGGCGGCCGCCCGGGCCCACGCCTCCGCCATGGCCGCCCAAGGCCGGCTCGGCGCCGAGGGCAAGGACGGTCTCTCCGTCTACCAGCGCGTCACCACCACGGGCTACGGCTACCTCACCATCGGCGAACACCTGGTCTCCGGCCCTCGCACCCCCACCGAGTTCGTGGACCACTGCCGCTCCGACCACAAGGCCGGCCGCACCCTCCGCGACCCCGCCTGGAGCCAGACCGGCCTCGGCCACGCCACCGATCCCCGTTCGGGCACCGTCTTCTGGACGGCACTCTGGGCCCACCCCTTCTCCCCCGCCGGCCTGCACCGGACCGCCACCGAGGTCATCGCCCTCACCAACACCGAGCGGGCCGGGGCCGGTCTGCCCCCGCTCTCCCCCGACCCCCACCTCACCACCGCCGCCCAGGCGCACAGCGCCGACATGATCGCGCGGGCCTTCTACGCGCACACCTCCCCCGACGGCCGCGAACCCTGGCACCGCGCGTCCGCGGCCGGCTCCACCAGGCGGTCCATCGGGGAGAACATCGCGTGCGGTCAGCGGTCCGCCGCCGAGGTGGTGCTCGGCTGGATGAACAGCCCCGGGCACCGGGCGAACATCCTCAAACCCGGGTTCACCCATATAGGTATCGGCTTCGCCGGCGGCGGCGCGGCCGGCACGTACTGGACCCAGCTCTTCGGCGGCTGA
- a CDS encoding DUF6328 family protein: MTQAHGNQDRGRDETEDERADRRWSELIQEVRVAQTGVQILFGFLLTVVFTPRYDELPDTERTIYIVTVVLGAAATGALIGPVSFHRLVAGRRIKAAAVQWAGRLTVIGLILLLATMTAALLLILRVATHDAYVPWLVGCVVLWYLLCWFALPAWIRRRHADD, encoded by the coding sequence GTGACCCAGGCGCACGGCAACCAGGACCGCGGCCGCGACGAGACCGAGGACGAGCGGGCCGACCGCCGCTGGAGCGAACTCATCCAGGAGGTACGCGTCGCCCAGACCGGGGTCCAGATCCTTTTCGGCTTCCTGCTCACCGTCGTCTTCACCCCGCGCTACGACGAGCTGCCGGACACCGAGCGGACCATCTACATCGTCACCGTCGTCCTCGGCGCCGCCGCCACCGGCGCCCTGATCGGCCCTGTCTCCTTCCACCGGCTCGTCGCCGGACGCCGCATCAAAGCGGCAGCCGTGCAGTGGGCGGGACGGCTGACCGTCATCGGCCTGATCCTGCTCCTCGCCACGATGACCGCGGCGCTGCTGCTGATCCTGCGGGTGGCCACCCACGACGCGTACGTGCCCTGGCTGGTGGGGTGCGTGGTCCTCTGGTACCTGCTGTGCTGGTTCGCGCTCCCCGCGTGGATCCGCCGTCGGCACGCCGACGACTGA
- a CDS encoding MurR/RpiR family transcriptional regulator produces MPSPQQARAQASAITSGRTTPEPEQSPTSRLRELFDGPRLSPGQRRIAQYLIEHITEAAFLSITDLAERVGVSQPSVTRFAAAVGFSGYPALRERLQSIALATLGSAPAVSAADRSNELQAAVDAEIENLENLRRDFADPDQVITVGRALSRSAPLTVLGLRISGALAEYFAYAARRIHPDVRLVTKGGTVAYDALLQSREAGGTWVLAFSMPRHAQETLTALRVAHGAGLKVALVTDLALGPLADEADAVFATGTGSRLVFDSYAAPVMMSSALLQAMTDADPERTQARLEAYEQVSEQHHFFLRD; encoded by the coding sequence GTGCCATCGCCGCAGCAGGCACGTGCGCAGGCATCAGCGATCACGTCCGGGCGGACCACGCCGGAGCCCGAGCAGTCGCCCACGTCCCGGCTCAGGGAGCTGTTCGACGGCCCCCGGCTCTCCCCCGGGCAGCGGCGGATCGCCCAGTATCTGATCGAGCACATCACCGAGGCCGCGTTCCTGTCGATCACGGACCTCGCGGAGCGGGTCGGCGTGAGCCAGCCCTCGGTGACCCGGTTCGCCGCGGCCGTCGGCTTCAGCGGCTACCCGGCGCTGCGCGAGCGGCTCCAGTCCATCGCGCTCGCCACCCTCGGCAGCGCCCCGGCCGTCTCCGCGGCGGACCGCAGCAACGAACTGCAGGCCGCCGTGGACGCCGAGATCGAGAACCTGGAGAACCTGCGGCGCGACTTCGCCGACCCCGACCAGGTGATCACGGTCGGCCGCGCCCTGTCCCGCTCGGCCCCGCTGACCGTCCTCGGCCTTCGGATCTCCGGCGCGCTCGCCGAGTACTTCGCGTACGCCGCCCGCCGTATCCACCCCGACGTCCGGCTGGTGACCAAGGGCGGCACGGTCGCCTACGACGCGCTGCTGCAGTCCCGGGAGGCGGGCGGCACCTGGGTCCTGGCGTTCTCCATGCCCCGGCACGCGCAGGAGACGCTGACCGCGCTGCGGGTCGCCCACGGCGCGGGGCTGAAGGTGGCCCTGGTGACCGACCTGGCGCTCGGACCGCTCGCGGACGAGGCCGACGCCGTGTTCGCCACCGGCACCGGGTCCCGCCTGGTCTTCGACTCCTACGCCGCCCCCGTGATGATGTCCTCCGCCCTGCTCCAGGCCATGACCGACGCCGACCCGGAGCGCACCCAGGCCCGGCTGGAGGCGTACGAGCAGGTCTCGGAGCAGCACCACTTCTTCCTGAGGGACTGA
- a CDS encoding cholesterol oxidase substrate-binding domain-containing protein, giving the protein MTDSSETSRRGFLLGAAALALTPQFVRQDPAAAAAELPGFPADVELYRSAYRNWGGEITATSLWACAPADPKQVVAVVDWARRQGWTVRPRGFSHGWSPLTVTPGTDSGAPVMLVDTTAHLTGMTLESAGPAASVRVGAGASLEALLTFLEGHGLGVTACPAPGDLSIGGALAVDAHGTAVPAAGETRRPGHTYGSLSNLVLSLTAVVWDAGSGGYALRTFTRDDADGAALLTHVGRALITEFVLRVGANDQLRCLSRTDIPAGELFAAPGAGGRTFASFLDEAGRLEAIWFAFTEFPWFKVWSVEPTRPLTSRRVTSPYNYPFSDHVPTVVADLVGRMVSDAAWYLAPVLGNAQLTTASLGLTTTLSADIWGPSKNTLLYLRPTTLRVTANGYAVLTSRDQVQRVVSEFAAFYRERLTAYAAQGRFPVNGSVEIRVTGLDDPADVGVEGARAPLLSALRPRADRPEWDTAVWLDVLTLPGTPDAEAFFRELERFLLTTYDGGHALTRVEWSKGWGYTDEAAWSDEEVLATVVPASFDDGTGPGWDDAMEILDRLDPHRVYGNAFLDRLFP; this is encoded by the coding sequence GTGACCGACTCCTCAGAAACGTCCCGTCGGGGGTTCCTCCTCGGCGCCGCCGCGCTCGCCCTCACCCCGCAGTTCGTCCGCCAGGACCCGGCCGCCGCCGCGGCCGAGCTGCCCGGTTTTCCGGCTGATGTCGAGCTGTACCGGTCGGCGTACCGCAACTGGGGCGGTGAGATCACCGCCACCTCGCTGTGGGCGTGCGCGCCCGCCGACCCGAAGCAGGTCGTGGCGGTGGTCGACTGGGCGCGGCGGCAGGGCTGGACGGTCCGGCCGCGCGGCTTCTCCCACGGCTGGTCGCCCCTGACCGTCACCCCCGGCACCGACTCCGGGGCACCGGTGATGCTCGTCGACACGACCGCTCACCTCACCGGGATGACGCTGGAGTCCGCCGGCCCCGCCGCCTCGGTCCGCGTGGGCGCGGGCGCCTCCCTGGAAGCCCTGCTGACCTTCCTGGAGGGCCACGGCCTCGGGGTGACGGCCTGTCCCGCGCCCGGGGACCTCTCGATCGGCGGCGCCCTCGCCGTCGACGCCCACGGCACGGCCGTACCGGCGGCCGGGGAGACACGGCGGCCCGGTCACACGTACGGCTCGCTCAGCAATCTCGTGCTGTCGCTGACGGCGGTGGTGTGGGACGCCGGCAGCGGCGGGTACGCGCTGCGGACGTTCACCCGGGACGACGCGGACGGGGCCGCGCTGCTCACCCACGTCGGGCGGGCGCTGATCACCGAGTTCGTGCTGAGGGTGGGGGCGAACGACCAGCTGCGGTGCCTGAGCCGGACCGACATCCCCGCCGGTGAGCTGTTCGCCGCGCCCGGCGCCGGCGGGCGTACGTTCGCGAGCTTCCTGGACGAGGCGGGGCGGCTGGAGGCGATCTGGTTCGCGTTCACCGAGTTCCCCTGGTTCAAGGTGTGGAGCGTCGAGCCGACCCGCCCGCTCACCTCCCGGCGGGTGACCTCGCCGTACAACTACCCCTTCTCGGACCATGTGCCGACGGTCGTCGCCGACCTCGTCGGGCGGATGGTGTCCGACGCCGCCTGGTATCTGGCGCCGGTGCTGGGCAACGCGCAGCTGACCACGGCCTCGCTGGGGCTGACGACCACGCTCTCGGCGGACATCTGGGGGCCGTCGAAGAACACGCTGCTCTATCTGAGGCCGACGACGCTGCGGGTGACCGCGAACGGGTACGCGGTGCTCACCTCGCGGGACCAAGTGCAGAGGGTGGTCTCGGAGTTCGCGGCGTTCTACCGCGAGCGGCTCACCGCGTACGCGGCCCAGGGGCGCTTCCCCGTCAACGGCTCGGTGGAGATCCGGGTGACCGGCCTCGACGACCCGGCGGACGTCGGGGTCGAGGGCGCCCGTGCCCCGCTGCTGTCGGCGCTGCGCCCGCGTGCCGACCGGCCCGAGTGGGACACGGCCGTGTGGCTGGACGTGCTGACGCTGCCGGGGACACCGGACGCCGAGGCGTTCTTCCGGGAGCTGGAGCGGTTCCTGCTCACCACGTACGACGGCGGCCACGCCCTCACCCGGGTCGAGTGGTCCAAGGGCTGGGGTTACACGGACGAGGCCGCCTGGAGCGACGAGGAGGTGCTCGCCACCGTCGTGCCGGCGTCCTTCGACGACGGCACGGGCCCCGGCTGGGACGACGCCATGGAGATCCTGGACCGGCTCGATCCGCACCGGGTGTACGGCAACGCCTTCCTCGACCGACTGTTCCCTTGA
- a CDS encoding serine hydrolase domain-containing protein, producing MVSRTVGTGVATLGAVVLSLLTVPAHAAPAAGPDTTELRKTLRTALSQGAPGAFARIDDNGKVHHLAEGVADRSTKRALGTGDRIRVGSVTKTFTAVVLLQLVDEGKIKLDTSVNTYLPGLLPDNKITVRHVLSHRSGLYDYANTLFSPSVAGFEKVRNKVYTYRQLMDLSLAKPRTNKPGASYAYSNANFVVAGMLIEKLTKKPVATAYQDRIIKPLKLADTFYVHPKNTIPGKFSRGYMTADSTGKKIDSTLQTTSWAQSAGGLVSGAKDLNKFMSALVQGKLTSAARLKEMLKWTPVNSTQAYGLGLRRRDLSCGASVYGHTGTVQGYYTWAFTSKTGKRSVTAFANTSNNGTVYATVNRALEATFCG from the coding sequence ATGGTTTCGAGAACGGTGGGCACGGGTGTGGCGACGCTGGGCGCGGTCGTCCTGTCCCTCCTGACGGTCCCCGCCCACGCGGCCCCGGCAGCGGGCCCCGACACGACCGAACTCCGAAAAACGCTGCGCACGGCGCTGTCACAGGGAGCGCCGGGCGCGTTCGCGAGGATCGACGACAACGGCAAGGTGCACCACCTGGCGGAGGGGGTCGCCGACCGGTCCACCAAGCGCGCCCTCGGCACCGGGGACCGCATCCGCGTCGGCAGCGTCACCAAGACGTTCACGGCGGTGGTCCTGCTGCAGCTGGTCGACGAGGGCAAGATCAAGCTCGACACCTCGGTCAACACGTATCTGCCGGGACTGCTGCCCGACAACAAGATCACCGTGCGCCATGTGCTGAGCCACCGCAGCGGGCTGTACGACTACGCCAACACCCTCTTCTCCCCGAGCGTGGCGGGCTTCGAGAAGGTGCGGAACAAGGTCTACACCTACCGCCAGCTGATGGACCTGTCGCTGGCCAAGCCCCGCACCAACAAGCCGGGGGCGTCCTACGCGTACTCGAACGCCAACTTCGTGGTCGCGGGCATGCTGATCGAGAAGCTCACCAAGAAGCCGGTGGCGACCGCGTACCAGGACCGGATCATCAAGCCGCTGAAGCTGGCCGACACGTTCTACGTCCACCCGAAGAACACGATCCCCGGCAAGTTCTCCCGCGGCTACATGACCGCCGACTCCACCGGCAAGAAGATCGACTCCACGCTGCAGACGACGTCGTGGGCCCAGAGCGCGGGCGGTCTGGTCTCCGGTGCCAAGGACCTGAACAAGTTCATGTCCGCGCTGGTGCAGGGGAAGCTGACCTCGGCCGCGCGGCTGAAGGAGATGCTGAAGTGGACCCCGGTGAACAGCACCCAGGCGTACGGGCTGGGGCTGCGCCGGCGTGATCTGTCCTGCGGGGCCTCGGTGTACGGACACACGGGGACCGTGCAGGGCTACTACACCTGGGCGTTCACCTCGAAGACCGGCAAGCGCAGTGTGACGGCGTTCGCCAACACCTCCAACAACGGCACGGTGTACGCGACCGTCAACCGCGCGCTGGAGGCCACCTTCTGCGGCTGA